The Triticum aestivum cultivar Chinese Spring chromosome 3A, IWGSC CS RefSeq v2.1, whole genome shotgun sequence genome includes a region encoding these proteins:
- the LOC123062629 gene encoding pentatricopeptide repeat-containing protein At2g41080 yields the protein MHMARPAVKTLTAGPPEAKGEFIRLCSSGRLKDALHHPFRNVLWSDPTLFAHVCRACRAIPLLRQLHAFAATSGAAADRFTTNNLMLAYADLGDLPTACSLFERIPKLNVMSWNILIGGYIKNGDLGSARKLFDEMPTRNVATWNAMVAGLTNAGLDEDSLGFFLAMRREGLHPDEFGLGSVFRCCAGLSDLVSGRQVHAYVVRCGMDIDMCVGNSLAHMYMRCGCLAEGEAVLKALPSLTVVSFNTTIAGRAQHGDSEGALVYFSMMRGIGLAADVVTFVSIITCCSDLAALAQGQQVHAQVIKAGVDKVVPVITCLVHMYSRCGCLGDSERVYSGYCGSDLFLLSAMISACGFHGQGHKAVELFKQMMNAGARPNEVTFLSLLYACSHSGLKDEGLEFFELMTKTYGLQPSVKHYTCIVDLLGRSGCLDEAEALICSMPVRADGVIWKTLLSACKTQKNFDMAERIAERVIEFDPRDSAPYVLLSNIRATSRRWGDVSELRKNMREKNVRKEPGVSWVELKGQVHQFCTGDKSHPRQGEIDEYLEEMMAKIRQCGYAPDMSMVFHDMEDEEKEVSLTHHSEKLAIAFAFLSLPEGVSIRIMKNLRVCDDCHVAIKLMSQVTGREIVVRDVSRFHHFRDGKCSCGDYW from the coding sequence ATGCACATGGCCAGGCCGGCGGTGAAGACGCTCACCGCCGGGCCACCGGAAGCCAAGGGCGAGTTCATCCGTCTCTGCTCAAGCGGCCGCCTCAAGGATGCCCTCCACCACCCCTTCCGGAACGTCCTCTGGTCGGACCCTACCCTCTTCGCCCACGTCTGCCGGGCCTGCCGCGCcatcccgctcctccgccagctcCACGCCTTTGCCGCCACCTCTGGCGCCGCCGCCGACCGCTTCACCACCAACAACCTCATGCTCGCCTACGCGGACCTCGGCGACCTCCCCACTGCGTGCAGCCTGTTCGAGAGAATTCCGAAGCTGAACGTCATGTCCTGGAACATTCTGATTGGGGGTTACATCAAGAACGGCGACCTTGGAAGCGCTCGGAAGCTGTTTGACGAAATGCCCACGAGGAATGTCGCCACCTGGAATGCCATGGTCGCTGGGCTCACCAATGCAGGGCTTGACGAGGATAGCCTGGGGTTCTTCCTGGCCATGCGAAGGGAGGGATTGCATCCTGATGAGTTTGGCCTTGGGAGCGTGTTCAGGTGCTGTGCCGGCCTCTCCGATCTTGTCTCTGGGCGCCAGGTCCATGCATATGTTGTCAGGTGTGGGATGGACATTGACATGTGTGTTGGGAACTCGTTGGCTCACATGTACATGCGCTGTGGGTGCCTTGCAGAAGGAGAGGCCGTTCTCAAAGCTCTTCCTTCTCTTACAGTTGTGTCATTCAATACCACAATCGCTGGTAGGGCGCAGCATGGAGATTCTGAGGGAGCATTGGTGTATTTCTCCATGATGAGAGGTATTGGGCTAGCGGCTGACGTGGTCACATTCGTCAGTATTATTACCTGCTGCTCAGACTTGGCAGCTCTCGCACAAGGTCAGCAAGTTCATGCACAGGTTATCAAGGCTGGAGTTGACAAGGTTGTTCCAGTCATTACTTGCCTTGTGCATATGTACTCTCGATGTGGATGCTTGGGTGACTCGGAAAGAGTTTATTCTGGTTATTGTGGATCAGATCTTTTTCTTCTCAGTGCAATGATCTCAGCTTGTGGGTTCCATGGGCAAGGACATAAAGCAGTTGAGCTGTTTAAACAGATGATGAATGCAGGGGCAAGACCTAATGAGGTTACTTTCTTGTCCCTGCTATATGCGTGCAGCCATAGTGGTCTTAAAGATGAAGGCTTGGAGTTCTTTGAGCTTATGACCAAGACTTATGGATTGCAACCAAGTGTGAAACACTACACTTGTATCGTGGATCTTCTTGGGCGATCAGGTTGTCTGGATGAAGCAGAGGCCCTTATCTGTTCAATGCCTGTACGTGCTGACGGGGTCATATGGAAGACACTGCTATCTGCTTGTAAGACCCAGAAGAATTTTGACATGGCCGAGCGGATAGCAGAGCGAGTCATTGAGTTTGACCCTCGAGATTCTGCACCTTATGTTCTGCTATCAAATATTCGAGCTACCAGCAGGAGATGGGGAGATGTCAGTGAGCTAAGGAAAAACATGAGGGAGAAGAACGTGAGAAAGGAACCGGGTGTCAGCTGGGTAGAGCTTAAGGGTCAGGTGCATCAGTTTTGCACAGGAGATAAATCTCATCCAAGACAAGGAGAGATCGATGAGTACTTGGAAGAAATGATGGCCAAGATCAGGCAATGTGGATATGCACCAGACATGAGCATGGTGTTCCATGATATGGAGGATGAGGAGAAAGAGGTTAGTTTAACTCACCACAGCGAGAAATTGGCGATAGCATTTGCGTTTCTGAGTTTACCTGAAGGAGTTTCTATCCGAATAATGAAGAATCTACGTGTGTGCGATGACTGCCATGTTGCTATCAAGTTGATGTCCCAGGTCACTGGCCGAGAGATTGTGGTCAGAGATGTAAGCCGCTTTCACCATTTCAGAGATGGCAAATGCTCCTGTGGAGATTATTGGTGA